A section of the Paenibacillus yonginensis genome encodes:
- a CDS encoding RidA family protein, whose protein sequence is METNKSIRFARPDTMPPTFGYSHIVEVKNARMLYISGQIALDNEGQLVGEGDLAAQTRQVFENIRLALETEGASFADVIKLTFFMVDISQMASVREVRDQYINLSNPPASSAVEVRRLIREDLLIEVEAIAAVAMG, encoded by the coding sequence ATGGAAACCAACAAATCGATCCGCTTCGCAAGACCCGACACGATGCCGCCGACTTTCGGCTACTCTCATATTGTAGAAGTCAAAAATGCGAGAATGTTATATATCTCCGGCCAAATTGCGCTGGATAATGAGGGACAGCTTGTCGGAGAAGGTGATCTTGCCGCTCAGACGCGGCAGGTGTTTGAGAACATACGGCTCGCTTTGGAAACGGAAGGGGCATCCTTTGCGGATGTCATTAAGCTGACCTTTTTTATGGTCGATATTTCTCAGATGGCAAGCGTGCGGGAAGTCAGGGATCAATACATCAATTTAAGCAATCCCCCGGCCAGCTCGGCCGTTGAGGTCAGAAGGCTCATTCGCGAGGACCTGCTGATCGAGGTAGAGGCGATTGCGGCGGTGGCGATGGGGTAG
- a CDS encoding ABC-F family ATP-binding cassette domain-containing protein: MSILNVERLSHGFGDRAIFSDVSFRLLKGEHIGLIGANGEGKSTFMNIITGKLQPDEGKVEWAKRTRVGYLDQHAVLTKGQSIRDVLRGAFQYLFDMEQEMNDMYGRMGDVSAEELEQLLEDVGTIQDTLTNQDFYMIDAKVDETARGLGLTDIGLDKDVHDLSGGQRTKVLLAKLLLEKPDILLLDEPTNYLDEQHIEWLKRYLQEYENAFILISHDIPFLNSVINLIYHMENQALTRYVGDYDYFQQVYEAKKQQLESAYKRQQQEIADLKDFVARNKASVATRNMAMSRQKKLDKMEVIELAKEKPKPQFNFKEGRTSGKVIFETHDLVIGYDSPLSRPLNLRMERGQKIALVGANGIGKTTLLRSILGQIPPISGSAQLGDLLDIGYFEQEMKEANYNTCIDEIWNEFPSFTQFEVRAALAKCGLTTKHIESKVAVLSGGEKAKVRLCKLINHETNLLVLDEPTNHLDVDAKDELKRALKAYKGSILLISHEPEFYRDVVTETWNCESWTTKVF, encoded by the coding sequence ATGAGCATATTAAACGTAGAACGTCTGAGTCACGGTTTCGGAGACCGCGCGATCTTTAGTGACGTATCTTTCCGCCTGCTGAAGGGCGAACACATCGGTCTGATCGGAGCCAACGGCGAAGGCAAGTCCACTTTTATGAACATTATTACCGGCAAACTGCAGCCTGACGAAGGCAAGGTAGAGTGGGCCAAACGCACGCGGGTCGGGTACCTGGATCAGCATGCGGTATTGACGAAGGGACAGTCGATCCGCGACGTATTGCGCGGAGCGTTTCAATATCTGTTCGATATGGAACAAGAGATGAACGACATGTACGGCAGAATGGGCGATGTATCCGCTGAGGAGCTGGAGCAGCTGCTTGAGGATGTCGGCACCATACAGGACACGTTAACCAATCAGGATTTCTATATGATCGATGCCAAAGTCGATGAAACCGCGCGTGGTCTCGGTCTTACCGATATCGGTCTGGATAAGGACGTTCACGACCTGAGCGGCGGTCAGCGGACCAAAGTGCTGCTGGCCAAGCTGCTGCTGGAGAAACCGGACATTCTGCTGCTGGACGAGCCTACGAACTATCTGGACGAGCAGCATATCGAATGGCTGAAGCGTTATTTGCAGGAATACGAGAATGCCTTTATTTTGATTTCACACGATATTCCGTTCCTGAACAGCGTAATCAATCTGATCTATCATATGGAAAATCAGGCGCTGACACGTTATGTGGGCGACTACGATTATTTCCAGCAGGTGTACGAGGCGAAGAAACAGCAGCTGGAATCCGCCTACAAGCGCCAGCAGCAGGAGATCGCCGACCTGAAGGACTTCGTGGCGCGTAACAAAGCCAGTGTGGCTACGCGGAATATGGCGATGTCCCGCCAGAAGAAGCTGGACAAGATGGAGGTCATCGAGCTTGCCAAAGAGAAGCCGAAACCGCAGTTCAACTTCAAGGAAGGACGTACGTCCGGCAAGGTGATTTTTGAAACGCACGATCTGGTGATCGGCTATGATTCGCCGCTTTCCAGACCGCTGAATCTGCGCATGGAGCGGGGGCAGAAGATTGCCCTCGTCGGCGCTAACGGAATCGGCAAAACGACGCTGCTGCGCAGCATTCTTGGTCAAATTCCGCCGATTTCCGGTTCTGCCCAGCTTGGCGATCTTCTGGATATCGGTTATTTCGAGCAGGAAATGAAGGAAGCCAACTACAATACCTGCATTGACGAAATCTGGAATGAGTTCCCATCCTTTACCCAGTTTGAAGTGCGGGCGGCTCTAGCCAAATGCGGCTTGACGACCAAACACATCGAAAGCAAGGTAGCTGTGCTGAGCGGCGGCGAGAAAGCTAAAGTCCGGCTCTGCAAGCTGATCAACCATGAAACAAATCTGCTGGTGCTGGACGAGCCCACCAACCATCTGGACGTCGATGCGAAAGATGAGCTGAAGCGGGCGCTCAAAGCGTACAAGGGCAGCATTCTGCTGATTTCTCACGAACCTGAATTTTACCGCGATGTCGTGACGGAGACGTGGAACTGCGAATCGTGGACAACGAAAGTATTTTAA
- a CDS encoding TetR/AcrR family transcriptional regulator, which yields MFNETGKDVTTKDHILNTALELIKAKGFENVTLRKIASCADVNLALINYYFGSKDKLINEVLKFMLAEFHDHFLILDDLSIPPKQRLKLFMKRYAASLAEFPELMKEILGKGNLSFQSHYEYLTYMKKLGMNKVSVLMSEITGETDPEILRTMTMHIHSASYFPILMSQRIKNLPSAPDLMSVEKQIDILFDHYFAKYPD from the coding sequence ATGTTCAATGAAACTGGGAAAGATGTGACAACTAAAGATCATATTTTGAACACCGCACTGGAACTGATCAAAGCGAAAGGGTTTGAAAATGTAACGCTGCGAAAAATCGCTTCCTGCGCGGACGTCAACCTGGCGCTCATCAATTATTATTTTGGCTCCAAGGATAAATTGATCAATGAAGTCTTGAAGTTTATGCTTGCGGAGTTTCATGATCACTTTCTGATCCTGGACGATTTGTCCATCCCTCCCAAACAACGGCTTAAGCTGTTCATGAAGCGTTATGCCGCTTCTTTGGCGGAATTTCCCGAGCTTATGAAAGAAATTCTGGGCAAAGGGAATCTGTCCTTTCAATCCCATTATGAATACCTCACTTACATGAAAAAGCTTGGCATGAACAAAGTTTCCGTTCTTATGTCCGAAATTACGGGCGAAACCGATCCGGAAATTTTAAGAACCATGACCATGCACATTCATTCCGCCTCTTATTTTCCTATTTTAATGTCCCAGCGCATCAAAAATTTACCGTCCGCTCCGGATCTAATGTCCGTTGAGAAGCAGATTGATATTTTGTTTGACCATTATTTTGCCAAATATCCGGATTAA
- a CDS encoding DUF4236 domain-containing protein, whose protein sequence is MNWRIQAMGLRFRKNIKIASGIRLNVGSKSAGLSFGVKGYGTVLIQEPAGGLPRACQGQDFYIRNLLAPEGNIKARLIKNEMNLCVCRRHGETLSNNNKRFMRSRCLRAS, encoded by the coding sequence ATGAATTGGAGGATTCAAGCAATGGGACTTCGATTTAGAAAAAATATAAAAATTGCATCAGGAATCCGGCTAAATGTAGGCTCCAAAAGTGCAGGACTCAGTTTTGGAGTAAAGGGTTACGGTACAGTATTAATTCAAGAACCGGCGGGAGGTTTACCGCGAGCTTGCCAGGGACAGGACTTTTATATTCGGAATCTACTAGCTCCAGAAGGAAATATAAAAGCCAGGCTTATCAAAAACGAAATGAACTTATGCGTTTGCAGAAGACATGGAGAAACTTTGAGCAACAATAACAAGCGATTTATGAGGTCCAGATGTTTGAGAGCCAGCTAG
- a CDS encoding glycosyltransferase family 4 protein yields the protein MTSIAYISTYVPKKCGLATFTFHLRQAVNAAKDWRAKDPVIVLHDGPADGPGDPLLWVLRRDSEYDYEKMAHKINASDVEVVSLQHEFGIFGGEAGRYLLNLIRHLNKPLVTTFHTVFEHPREPYASIQREIAERSARIVVMNRKAIGYLHRAFGIPEDKIVFIPHGTPEQGLESRQSFRRKLGWADRKVLMTFGLLGRGKGIELILKALPEIVKQVPNVLYAIVGQTHPEVKKREGEQYREELKAMIKQSGIEQNVVMIDQYMEEQDLVRHITACDVYVTPYPGLEQITSGTLAYAVGLGRPVLSTPYCYAQDLLAEEPELLIPADDEKQWEKRIVQLMTNEVQMQEVVRKMKRLGQEMHWPNVGQEYLRLFAEVGKHAAAEHSV from the coding sequence ATGACTTCAATTGCTTATATCAGTACCTATGTACCCAAGAAATGTGGACTGGCCACCTTCACTTTTCATCTGCGGCAAGCCGTCAACGCGGCTAAGGATTGGCGGGCGAAGGATCCTGTAATCGTGCTGCACGACGGCCCGGCGGACGGCCCTGGAGACCCGCTGCTGTGGGTGCTGCGGCGGGATTCGGAATATGATTATGAGAAGATGGCACATAAAATTAACGCTTCGGACGTAGAAGTGGTCTCTTTGCAGCATGAATTCGGCATCTTTGGAGGGGAGGCGGGCCGTTATCTTTTGAACCTGATCCGCCACCTGAACAAACCGCTTGTGACTACGTTCCATACGGTGTTTGAGCATCCGCGTGAGCCCTACGCCTCCATTCAACGGGAAATCGCCGAGCGGAGTGCCCGGATAGTCGTGATGAACCGCAAGGCGATTGGCTATTTGCACCGGGCATTCGGCATTCCTGAAGATAAAATCGTCTTCATTCCGCACGGCACGCCGGAGCAGGGGCTTGAAAGCAGACAGTCCTTCCGGAGAAAGTTAGGCTGGGCAGACCGCAAAGTGCTGATGACGTTTGGTCTGCTGGGCCGGGGCAAAGGGATTGAGCTGATTCTGAAGGCCCTGCCGGAAATCGTCAAGCAGGTGCCCAACGTGCTTTATGCCATCGTCGGGCAGACCCATCCGGAGGTTAAGAAACGGGAGGGCGAGCAGTACCGCGAAGAGCTGAAGGCGATGATCAAACAGAGCGGCATCGAGCAAAACGTGGTCATGATCGACCAGTACATGGAGGAGCAGGATTTGGTGCGTCATATTACGGCCTGTGACGTATATGTCACGCCTTATCCGGGCCTTGAACAGATCACAAGTGGAACGCTGGCTTATGCCGTCGGTCTTGGACGGCCTGTCCTGTCTACGCCTTATTGCTACGCCCAGGATCTGCTGGCAGAGGAACCGGAGCTGCTGATTCCGGCGGATGACGAGAAGCAGTGGGAGAAGCGGATTGTTCAGCTTATGACCAACGAGGTACAGATGCAGGAGGTTGTCCGGAAAATGAAGCGGCTGGGCCAGGAAATGCATTGGCCAAACGTCGGTCAGGAATATCTTCGTTTATTCGCCGAGGTGGGCAAACATGCAGCAGCCGAACATTCGGTTTGA
- a CDS encoding glycosyl transferase, whose product MQQPNIRFDHLIKMTDDTGILEHSLGSLPRRKEGYSTDDQARAFWVCLEWLGRCGEQTDKQLLSLAEKYLAFLLWAQEEDGRFYNNFAYDRSREPEQPSDDCLGRCLWACALAMARRPSPSIGLAAESMFHKALKQAKNQRYPRGWAYSLAAIGLLKRAGLADEKMMGLADMLSGRLTALYRKHSAANWSWFEPELTYSNGVLPWGLFWAYEMLEQTELLDIARHSLDFLIGISRNETGQISVVGSNGWCRPGFRAVWDQQPIDVMKLALAAAKAYELTGEPAYKETARKCRAWFYGDNDLGAAMVNEQDGSCYDGLQEHGPNVNCGAEAVLSYLLTEAICEKLEGPVLEPQQIG is encoded by the coding sequence ATGCAGCAGCCGAACATTCGGTTTGATCATTTGATCAAAATGACGGACGATACCGGCATCCTGGAGCATAGCCTCGGCTCCTTGCCACGCAGAAAGGAAGGCTACAGCACCGACGATCAGGCCCGTGCTTTCTGGGTGTGCCTGGAATGGCTTGGCCGCTGCGGGGAGCAGACCGATAAGCAGCTTTTATCGCTGGCTGAGAAGTATCTGGCCTTTCTGCTTTGGGCCCAGGAGGAGGATGGGCGGTTCTATAACAACTTTGCTTATGACCGCAGCCGGGAACCCGAGCAGCCTTCGGACGATTGCCTCGGACGCTGTCTGTGGGCCTGCGCGCTGGCCATGGCCCGGCGTCCTTCTCCTTCAATCGGTCTAGCCGCTGAAAGTATGTTCCATAAGGCGCTGAAGCAGGCCAAGAACCAACGTTATCCGCGCGGATGGGCTTATTCGCTTGCCGCCATTGGTCTGCTCAAACGCGCTGGCTTGGCAGATGAGAAGATGATGGGCCTGGCTGACATGCTCTCCGGCCGTTTAACTGCTCTGTACCGTAAACATTCGGCCGCGAACTGGTCCTGGTTCGAGCCTGAACTGACTTACAGCAACGGTGTGCTGCCTTGGGGCTTATTCTGGGCTTATGAAATGCTGGAGCAGACTGAGCTGCTGGACATTGCCAGACACAGCCTTGATTTCCTGATCGGCATTTCCCGGAATGAAACCGGGCAAATCAGCGTGGTCGGCAGCAACGGCTGGTGCCGTCCCGGCTTCCGCGCTGTATGGGACCAGCAGCCGATCGACGTCATGAAGCTGGCGCTTGCGGCGGCCAAAGCGTACGAGCTGACCGGGGAGCCGGCTTATAAAGAGACGGCCCGCAAGTGCCGAGCCTGGTTCTACGGCGATAACGACCTGGGGGCAGCCATGGTCAACGAACAGGACGGCAGCTGCTACGACGGCCTTCAGGAGCACGGCCCGAACGTGAACTGCGGGGCGGAAGCGGTCCTCTCTTATTTGTTAACGGAAGCGATCTGCGAGAAGCTGGAAGGGCCAGTATTGGAGCCGCAGCAGATAGGATGA
- a CDS encoding IS3 family transposase (programmed frameshift), which yields MPKQRRTFTAEFKRQMVQLYENGKSRAAIVEEYDLTASALDRWIIQAQTTGSFKEKDNRSSEETELMALRKENQRLKMEVDIFKASGADHGTKVAIIRNNLDKYSVSALCNVLQIARSTYYYEAKERPNEDGLSKAIVEIFYKNRKAYGTRKIKTKLQEQGLIVSRRRIGRIMREQGLVSTYTIAQFKPHKTACNEAATTNVLAREFDQAEIKRFVVSDLTYVKVGHRWHYICVLIDLFNREIIGHSAGPHKDAALVSRAFATVEGDLSQIQWFHTDRGSEFKNQKMDELLETFEISRSLSAKGCPYDNAVAEATYKVMKTEFIHQMEFQSLDHLQLELYDYVNWFNKHRIHGSLGYMTPVQYRQVALKKAV from the exons ATGCCAAAACAACGACGTACCTTTACTGCAGAATTTAAGCGACAAATGGTACAGCTTTATGAGAATGGGAAGTCCAGGGCAGCGATTGTGGAGGAATACGACCTCACAGCTTCCGCTTTAGACCGTTGGATTATTCAGGCTCAGACAACGGGTTCCTTTAAGGAAAAGGATAATCGTTCATCAGAAGAAACCGAACTGATGGCGTTACGAAAAGAGAACCAACGTCTGAAGATGGAGGTAGATATTT TTAAAGCAAGCGGCGCTGATCATGGGACGAAAGTAGCTATCATTCGGAATAACCTGGATAAATACTCGGTATCAGCATTGTGTAACGTCCTGCAAATTGCAAGAAGTACGTACTATTATGAAGCCAAAGAACGACCGAATGAAGATGGGTTATCAAAGGCTATTGTGGAAATCTTCTATAAGAACCGAAAAGCCTACGGTACACGAAAGATCAAAACCAAGCTCCAGGAACAAGGACTCATCGTGTCTAGACGCCGTATTGGCCGAATCATGCGTGAGCAAGGCCTGGTCTCCACCTATACCATTGCCCAGTTTAAGCCCCACAAAACGGCCTGTAATGAGGCGGCAACGACGAATGTGTTAGCTCGTGAGTTTGACCAGGCTGAAATTAAGCGCTTCGTGGTCAGCGATCTAACGTATGTGAAGGTAGGGCACCGTTGGCACTACATTTGCGTCCTCATCGACCTGTTCAATCGAGAGATCATTGGCCATAGTGCAGGTCCACATAAGGACGCTGCTCTGGTTTCGCGCGCCTTTGCTACGGTAGAAGGTGACCTGAGCCAAATCCAGTGGTTTCATACGGACCGTGGAAGTGAGTTTAAAAACCAGAAGATGGACGAGCTTCTGGAAACCTTTGAGATCAGTCGATCGTTAAGCGCGAAGGGTTGTCCTTATGACAACGCTGTAGCGGAAGCAACCTACAAGGTCATGAAAACGGAGTTCATCCATCAGATGGAGTTCCAGAGCCTCGATCACCTGCAGTTGGAACTATACGACTATGTTAACTGGTTTAACAAGCATCGAATTCATGGATCATTGGGGTACATGACGCCTGTTCAGTACCGTCAAGTAGCCCTTAAAAAAGCTGTCTGA
- a CDS encoding nucleotidyltransferase family protein, translating to MNVLLLAGGLGTRLRPLTEHMPKPMALVINRPWLEHLILHLKEQGVQRFVIALKHHPEKIKTYFGDGRKWGVSIQYAVERELLGTAGAIKNAEPLLDDRFVVINADVVHDTELKPLLEAHERHGGQVTIALKEVEDPTQFGVVELDETGRILRFVEKPRLKEAPSRLINAGIYVMDKKVLAAIPSHREVSIERETFPALIEGDAGVYGQRIEGYWADMGTKDRYRSLHWDLLRGASRLPVPGQDDGDGIRMGKGCKIGPGVLLVPPVLIGDHVRIGARSVIGPNVVLGDQCVIGPNVRLSDSILWNKCRVHEGAHLSNCIFGYGLELGSRHILHEAVMNRTGVMQA from the coding sequence ATGAATGTACTGTTGCTGGCAGGAGGACTGGGAACACGGCTTAGACCCTTGACGGAACATATGCCGAAGCCGATGGCTTTGGTGATAAACCGTCCTTGGCTGGAGCATCTTATTCTTCATTTGAAGGAACAAGGCGTTCAGCGATTCGTTATCGCCCTGAAGCACCATCCCGAAAAAATCAAAACCTACTTTGGCGACGGGCGCAAGTGGGGCGTGTCGATCCAATATGCGGTCGAACGCGAGCTGCTAGGCACGGCTGGAGCGATCAAAAATGCTGAACCTTTGCTCGATGACCGGTTTGTGGTCATTAATGCTGACGTTGTCCACGATACGGAGCTGAAGCCGCTGCTGGAAGCGCATGAACGCCATGGCGGCCAGGTCACCATCGCCCTTAAAGAGGTAGAGGACCCTACGCAGTTCGGTGTGGTTGAGCTGGACGAGACTGGACGGATCTTGCGTTTTGTGGAGAAACCCCGTCTGAAGGAAGCTCCTTCAAGACTTATTAATGCCGGCATTTATGTCATGGATAAAAAGGTGCTGGCAGCTATTCCGTCCCATCGGGAGGTCTCCATTGAACGTGAAACTTTCCCTGCCCTGATCGAAGGGGACGCCGGCGTTTACGGCCAACGGATCGAAGGTTACTGGGCGGACATGGGAACGAAGGACCGCTACCGCAGCCTCCATTGGGATCTGCTGAGAGGGGCGAGCCGGCTGCCGGTCCCCGGACAGGATGACGGGGACGGCATCCGGATGGGCAAGGGCTGCAAGATCGGTCCCGGCGTCCTGCTTGTGCCGCCTGTACTGATCGGCGATCACGTCCGGATTGGCGCACGCTCGGTAATCGGACCTAATGTGGTTTTGGGCGATCAATGCGTGATCGGACCCAATGTCCGTCTGTCGGACAGCATTTTATGGAATAAATGCCGGGTGCATGAAGGCGCCCATTTGAGCAACTGTATCTTCGGCTACGGACTGGAGCTGGGCTCCAGACATATTTTGCATGAAGCCGTAATGAATCGGACAGGAGTGATGCAGGCATGA
- a CDS encoding Uma2 family endonuclease has translation MSNPDEKKHHTYQDWLTWDGTWELINGKAYNMSPAPTALHQFVVGELHFALRTFLRNRNCYVFVAPFDVFFSESDQYDTPDHVTQPDLSVVCSKSQISKNGCHGAPTMIIEVLSPSTALKDFNEKFNLYQKNGVQEYWIVDPGNRTVHVYALQDGVYQVRDLYTEQDNVRSNVFKDFQISLGKLFNLEA, from the coding sequence ATGTCGAATCCGGATGAGAAGAAGCATCACACGTATCAAGATTGGTTGACATGGGATGGAACATGGGAATTAATTAATGGCAAGGCATATAACATGTCCCCGGCTCCAACAGCCCTTCACCAGTTTGTTGTAGGTGAACTGCATTTCGCGCTCCGAACGTTCTTGCGGAACCGGAACTGCTATGTGTTTGTTGCTCCGTTCGACGTGTTCTTCAGCGAGAGCGATCAATACGATACGCCTGATCATGTGACACAGCCGGATTTGTCGGTGGTGTGCTCCAAGAGTCAAATCTCCAAAAACGGCTGTCACGGCGCGCCGACAATGATTATCGAGGTGTTGTCGCCATCAACGGCACTGAAAGACTTTAATGAGAAGTTCAATCTGTATCAGAAAAATGGTGTCCAAGAATATTGGATCGTCGACCCCGGCAATCGCACGGTTCATGTGTATGCTCTGCAGGATGGCGTATATCAAGTGCGCGACTTATACACGGAGCAGGATAACGTGCGGTCGAATGTGTTCAAAGATTTTCAGATATCGCTGGGGAAGCTGTTTAACTTGGAAGCCTAA
- a CDS encoding cache domain-containing sensor histidine kinase, with protein sequence MRILRKYWEALTFQKKMIFTYLPLALVPMILLTVLSSLIYSNQITKNTDSNVANTVHLINDHLNTYLSELTRLSVLPYYNNKILDIMAKTGNISDSEFNQTQILLSQAIRNPRQDLQSVFLYRRDGQIFSSSIYNANINYQYDFQNSPWYQEAVKANGKVVFTGKVNDARIINRPEPAFSIARAIKVYNGPILGVVIIDVNFTGLESIFQSANLGNDSNFVVLDQNRNVIYSKNDRYLSALQGLDPHQKIVKSNGEKLIVNQLESADTGWKIVGIVSESELNAGKDILYNIIATVSAVILVVVLMVSIFLSNTITKPLKTLRRLMGSVEKGNFNVAFQSLNGNLEISQVGRAFNKMNQRIDELINQVLEFRYKQKEAELNNLKLQIRPHFLFNNLEAIRALAEIDDREGIKEITTALGGMLRYSLKKQNSKVKLREEIQQVHNYIKIEQIRSGNTLTMEYDEDPALLNCLVIPILLQPVVENCIHHGFDQADGMKWIKLEIKACEEGIRIKIQDNGIGMKEDELAMLNAYLTGEANELAFGDSGIGLKNLHTRIQLEYGSPYGLSLTTVYGSGTTVEIRVPRIEGGI encoded by the coding sequence ATGCGAATATTACGAAAATATTGGGAAGCGCTTACTTTTCAGAAAAAAATGATCTTTACTTATTTGCCGCTGGCACTTGTCCCTATGATCCTTCTGACCGTGCTGTCAAGCTTGATTTACAGCAATCAAATTACGAAAAATACGGATAGCAATGTAGCTAATACGGTTCATCTGATTAACGATCACTTGAACACTTATTTGAGCGAATTAACGAGGTTGTCCGTACTGCCCTATTACAACAATAAGATTTTAGACATCATGGCAAAAACGGGGAACATTAGCGATTCGGAGTTTAATCAGACACAGATTTTGTTGTCCCAGGCAATCCGCAATCCGCGTCAGGATTTGCAAAGCGTGTTCCTTTATCGGCGCGATGGGCAAATCTTCTCCAGTTCGATCTACAACGCGAATATTAACTACCAATACGATTTCCAAAACTCCCCATGGTATCAAGAAGCGGTCAAAGCAAACGGCAAAGTAGTCTTCACGGGAAAAGTCAATGACGCTCGCATCATTAACCGTCCGGAGCCTGCCTTCTCTATTGCTCGTGCCATTAAAGTCTATAATGGGCCGATTCTTGGGGTGGTCATCATAGACGTTAATTTCACGGGACTGGAAAGCATTTTCCAAAGTGCTAATCTGGGCAACGATTCCAATTTTGTTGTTCTGGATCAAAACCGCAATGTGATCTATAGCAAAAACGACCGTTATCTTTCGGCCCTGCAGGGGCTAGATCCTCACCAAAAGATTGTGAAAAGCAATGGTGAAAAGCTGATCGTGAACCAACTGGAATCCGCGGATACAGGATGGAAAATCGTAGGGATTGTCTCGGAATCCGAGTTGAATGCGGGAAAGGATATTTTATATAACATTATTGCAACCGTGTCGGCTGTCATTCTAGTAGTTGTTTTGATGGTATCGATTTTCTTGTCCAACACGATTACAAAACCTCTCAAGACGCTGCGGAGGCTGATGGGAAGCGTTGAGAAAGGGAACTTTAATGTTGCCTTTCAGTCGCTGAACGGCAATTTGGAAATTAGTCAGGTCGGCCGGGCGTTCAATAAAATGAATCAGAGAATCGACGAGCTGATCAACCAGGTATTGGAGTTCCGTTATAAACAGAAGGAAGCGGAGCTGAACAATTTGAAGCTGCAAATCCGGCCGCATTTTCTCTTCAATAATCTGGAGGCCATCCGCGCGTTGGCGGAGATAGATGACCGGGAAGGGATCAAGGAGATCACGACGGCTCTCGGCGGTATGCTCCGCTATAGTTTGAAGAAACAAAATTCCAAGGTTAAGCTCCGCGAGGAGATTCAACAGGTTCATAATTACATAAAAATCGAGCAGATTCGCTCGGGGAACACGTTGACTATGGAATATGATGAAGATCCAGCTCTACTGAATTGTCTGGTTATCCCGATTTTGCTGCAGCCTGTTGTGGAGAACTGCATTCATCACGGCTTCGATCAGGCAGACGGCATGAAGTGGATCAAACTGGAAATCAAGGCTTGTGAAGAGGGAATCCGGATCAAAATTCAAGATAACGGTATTGGCATGAAAGAGGACGAATTGGCCATGCTGAATGCCTATTTGACTGGTGAAGCAAATGAGCTTGCGTTTGGGGACTCCGGCATTGGACTCAAAAACCTGCATACCCGTATTCAACTGGAATATGGCAGTCCTTATGGCTTATCTCTAACAACTGTATATGGATCAGGGACGACCGTTGAAATACGGGTTCCAAGAATCGAAGGGGGAATATGA